A single Triticum dicoccoides isolate Atlit2015 ecotype Zavitan chromosome 2A, WEW_v2.0, whole genome shotgun sequence DNA region contains:
- the LOC119354951 gene encoding uncharacterized protein LOC119354951 — MKAKASTFFKQMLSTIVAVVKAKSTAVRAKTSTLKTRLLVLGILRNRKLLVSAINHKIHAIMGQDDHARKEEAAQQDDGANKAIVLYTSPSYVTERDVEEAAADEQEEEEESDDEYLTHSLFREEDDDDDELVNAPGSVIDVLRDAMEKEGEGAEFRLEDEIDHVADVFIRRIHKQLKLQKLESFKRFCEMMERSA, encoded by the coding sequence atgaaggccaaggcttccacATTCTTCAAGCAGATGCTGTCCACCATCGTCGCCGTCGTCAAGGCCAAGTCGACGGCGGTGCGCGCCAAGACGAGCACCTTGAAGACGCGCCTCCTCGTCCTCGGCATCCTCCGCAACAGGAAGCTCCTCGTCAGCGCCATCAACCACAAGATCCACGCCATCATGGGCCAGGACGACCACGCGCGCAAGGAGGAGGCCGCCCAACAAGACGACGGCGCCAACAAGGCCATCGTGCTCTACACGTCGCCCAGCTACGTGACGGAGCGCGACGTGGAGGAGGCCGCCGCCgatgagcaggaggaggaggaggagagcgacgacGAGTACTTGACGCACTCGCTGTTCCGtgaggaagacgacgacgacgacgagctgGTGAACGCGCCGGGGTCGGTGATTGACGTGCTGCGCGACGCCATggagaaggagggggagggggctgaGTTCCGGCTGGAGGACGAGATCGACCATGTCGCCGACGTCTTCATCCGCCGGATCCACAAGCAGCTCAAGCTGCAGAAGCTCGAGTCCTTCAAGAGGTTctgcgagatgatggagaggagcgcTTGA
- the LOC119359473 gene encoding amino acid transporter AVT1I-like — protein sequence MDMSTANTDPPPSSGKTSFLKTCINGINALSGVGLLSIPYALSQGGWLSLIVFMAIAVICFYTGLLLQRCMDSSSLVNTYPDIGAHAFGRRGRVIVATFMYLELYLVAIDFLILEGDNLHKLFPAASFRLGALRVSGKQAFVLAATLAVLPTTWFSSLNVLAYVAAGGALASVLLIAAVLWVGVFDGVGFRERGRLVRWDSMPSAMSLYSFCFSGHAVFPMIYTGMKDRKRFPMVLSLCFIVSTLSYGLMGIVGYLMYGDTLKSQITLNVPSASVAAKVAIYTTLVNPLAKYALVVAPVAEAAEGALGVGKSAPFRALVRTVLVVGTAVVALAVPFFADVVGLTGALLSCTATMLLPCLCYLKVRSKIGGDRGMGLETAACLAIVAIGTAIVGLGTYSSVKQIIRKL from the exons ATGGACATGAGCACTGCCAACaccgatccgcctccgtcttccggcAAGACAAGCTTCCTCAAGACTTGTATCAATGGAATCAATGCGCTCTCAG GGGTCGGGCTGCTGTCGATTCCCTACGCACTGTCTCAGGGCGGATGGCTGAGCCTGATCGTCTTCATGGCCATCGCCGTCATCTGCTTCTACACCGGGCTTCTCCTGCAGAGGTGTATGGACTCCAGCTCGCTCGTCAACACCTACCCGGACATCGGAGCCCACGCCTTCGGCCGGAGAGGCCGCGTCATCGTCGCCACCTTCATGTACCTCGAGCTCTACCTCGTCGCCATCGACTTCCTCATCCTGGAGGGGGATAACCTGCACAAGCTCTTCCCGGCGGCGAGCTTCCGGCTCGGCGCGCTCCGTGTCAGCGGAAAGCAGGCGTTCGTGCTGGCGGCCACGCTGGCCGTGCTGCCGACCACGTGGTTCAGCAGCCTCAACGTGCTCGCCTACGTCGCTGCCGGTGGTGCGCTGGCGTCCGTTCTTCTCATCGCCGCCGTCCTGTGGGTCGGGGTGTTCGACGGCGTTGGGTTCCGCGAGAGGGGCAGGCTGGTGCGTTGGGACAGCATGCCCAGCGCCATGAGCTTGTATTCCTTCTGCTTCAGTGGCCATGCCGTGTTTCCCATGATATACACGGGGATGAAAGACAGGAAGAGGTTCCCCATG GTGCTGTCGCTGTGCTTCATCGTGAGCACACTCAGCTACGGCTTGATGGGCATCGTCGGGTACCTGATGTACGGCGACACGCTCAAATCCCAGATCACCCTCAACGTCCCGTCGGCGAGCGTGGCCGCCAAGGTGGCCATATACACCACGCTGGTGAACCCGCTGGCCAAGTACGCGCTGGTGGTCGCCCCCGTCGCCGAGGCCGCCGAGGGCGCGCTGGGCGTCGGCAAGAGCGCGCCCTTCCGCGCGCTCGTCAGGACGGTGCTCGTCGTCGGCACGGCTGTAGTCGCGCTGGCCGTGCCCTTTTTCGCCGACGTCGTGGGCCTCACGGGCGCTCTCCTCAGTTGCACGGCGACCATGCTGCTGCCGTGCCTCTGCTACCTCAAGGTCCGGTCAAAGATCGGCGGTGACAGGGGTATGGGGCTGGAGACTGCAGCTTGCCTGGCCATTGTCGCGATTGGCACCGCGATTGTTGGGCTGGGAACCTACAGTTCCGTGAAGCAGATTATACGCAAGTTATGA